One Sanguibacter keddieii DSM 10542 genomic window carries:
- a CDS encoding FtsW/RodA/SpoVE family cell cycle protein, which translates to MATVEPGRVRKGRASEFGLLVLALAIGISAYAIVSLVMEGTLPANFYLLTGGMTGLSVALHLLVRWRAPYADPTLVPIAVALNGLGLAMIHRVDLGQQLKGASSELASRQLGWTAVGMAGAVLLLFVLKDHRTLRRNTYTAMIAGLVLILLPLVPGIGKEINGSRVWVGIGPFSLQPAEFAKIAFAVFFAGYLVSNRDTLTLAGRKLLGLQLPRSRDLGPIMVVWLVSIVIMVFEKDLGMSLLFFGLFVAMIYVATERVSWVVIGLVLVGIGAAAASTALPHVSGRFDAWINAFDSDIYERTFGGSYQIVQGLFGMANGGLMGTGWGAGRPDIVPYASSDFIFAALGEELGLTGVLAILAMYALLVQRGMRIAIGTRDGFGKLLASGLAFVIAWQCFVVIGGITRVIPLTGLTMPFLAYGGSSLLANWLIIALLVRISDNSRRPTPLPLRGTPRAAEDDEPTRRPARVPSGAASAAGAAASADDGTAQVSGPSSSDDATQVVRRGDDETQIVPEPPR; encoded by the coding sequence ATGGCCACGGTCGAACCTGGTCGGGTCCGCAAAGGTCGAGCCAGCGAGTTCGGCCTGCTGGTCCTCGCGCTCGCCATCGGCATCAGCGCGTACGCGATCGTCAGCCTCGTCATGGAGGGCACGCTCCCGGCCAACTTCTACCTGCTCACCGGCGGGATGACGGGGCTGAGCGTGGCGCTGCACCTGCTCGTGCGGTGGCGTGCCCCCTACGCCGACCCGACGCTCGTCCCGATCGCCGTCGCGCTCAACGGCCTGGGTCTGGCCATGATCCACCGCGTCGACCTCGGTCAGCAGCTCAAGGGTGCCTCGAGCGAGCTCGCGAGCCGCCAGCTGGGGTGGACCGCGGTCGGCATGGCGGGCGCCGTCCTGCTGCTGTTCGTCCTCAAGGACCACCGCACGCTGCGCCGCAACACCTACACCGCGATGATCGCGGGCCTGGTCCTCATCCTGCTGCCGCTCGTGCCCGGGATCGGCAAGGAGATCAACGGCTCGCGGGTGTGGGTCGGCATCGGGCCGTTCTCCCTCCAGCCGGCAGAGTTCGCCAAGATCGCCTTCGCGGTGTTCTTCGCGGGATACCTCGTCTCCAACCGCGACACCCTGACGCTCGCCGGGCGCAAGCTCCTCGGCCTCCAGCTGCCACGGTCCCGCGACCTCGGGCCGATCATGGTCGTGTGGCTCGTCTCGATCGTCATCATGGTGTTCGAGAAGGACCTCGGCATGTCGCTGCTGTTCTTCGGGCTGTTCGTCGCGATGATCTACGTCGCGACCGAGCGGGTCAGCTGGGTGGTCATCGGTCTCGTCCTCGTCGGGATCGGCGCGGCAGCCGCCTCGACCGCCCTCCCGCACGTCTCCGGACGCTTCGACGCGTGGATCAACGCCTTCGACTCCGACATCTACGAGCGCACCTTCGGCGGCTCGTACCAGATCGTCCAGGGCCTGTTCGGCATGGCCAACGGCGGCCTCATGGGGACCGGATGGGGTGCCGGGCGCCCGGACATCGTCCCCTACGCGTCTTCTGACTTCATCTTCGCCGCCCTCGGCGAGGAGCTCGGCCTCACGGGTGTCCTGGCGATCCTCGCGATGTACGCGCTGCTGGTCCAGCGCGGGATGCGCATCGCGATCGGGACCCGCGACGGCTTCGGCAAGCTCCTGGCGTCCGGTCTCGCCTTCGTCATCGCCTGGCAGTGCTTCGTGGTCATCGGCGGGATCACCCGCGTCATCCCCCTGACCGGTCTCACCATGCCGTTCCTGGCGTACGGCGGGTCGTCGCTCCTCGCCAACTGGCTCATCATCGCGCTGCTCGTGCGCATCAGCGACAACTCCCGCCGTCCCACCCCACTGCCCCTGCGCGGCACGCCTCGTGCGGCCGAGGACGACGAGCCGACCCGTCGTCCCGCGCGCGTCCCCTCCGGAGCCGCCAGCGCCGCCGGTGCCGCTGCCTCCGCCGACGACGGCACCGCGCAGGTCTCCGGACCCTCGTCGTCCGACGACGCCACCCAGGTGGTCCGTCGCGGGGACGACGAGACCCAGATCGTCCCGGAGCCGCCCCGATGA
- a CDS encoding Stp1/IreP family PP2C-type Ser/Thr phosphatase — MTIALRYAALSDVGLVRSNNQDSAYAGPHLLLVADGMGGHAGGDIASSLAVASLAPLDGEAFGSSEILERLGEAIETARLELVRRAREDSELSGMGTTVTALLRSGNKLAMAHMGDSRGYLLRAGSLSQVTKDHTFVQHLVDTGKITAEEAEHHPQRSVVMRVLGDFDLDLSPDLSVREAHPGDRWLLCSDGLSGMVSLETIERTMVENTDVTACAERLVQLALRAGGSDNITCIVADVVDLDDLPDGAGPDSSVQVVGSVAATRDAPTAALDGPAARAAALLAEARATVGALAESSQQNVAAPVESTEDEAPAEVATEPARLSRSEAKAARAQERAEAKAAKAEAKRGTGITSAELEEDSGRGRWVWTVVSLVVLLAIVGTGGYFGYRWTQTQYYVGIADGRVTIYQGISQSIGPLELSEVYETSEVAVSDLDRFEINQLERTIRAKSLEDARQRVADLAPDEPTSGTDSTDGSDEPTETATPTDEASASAAGDAADGPTPAGGTS, encoded by the coding sequence ATGACCATCGCCTTGCGCTACGCCGCGCTGTCCGACGTCGGGCTCGTGCGCTCCAACAACCAGGACTCCGCCTACGCGGGGCCGCACCTGCTGCTCGTGGCCGACGGCATGGGCGGGCACGCCGGAGGCGACATCGCGTCCTCCCTCGCGGTGGCCTCGCTCGCCCCGCTCGACGGAGAGGCCTTCGGCTCGTCGGAGATCCTCGAGCGCCTCGGAGAGGCGATCGAGACGGCCCGCCTCGAGCTGGTGCGCCGGGCCCGTGAGGACTCCGAGCTCTCCGGCATGGGCACCACGGTCACGGCGCTGCTGCGCTCCGGGAACAAGCTCGCCATGGCCCACATGGGCGACTCCCGCGGCTACCTGCTGCGCGCCGGGTCCCTGAGCCAGGTCACCAAGGACCACACCTTCGTGCAGCACCTGGTCGACACCGGGAAGATCACCGCCGAGGAGGCCGAGCACCACCCGCAGCGCTCGGTCGTCATGCGGGTCCTCGGCGACTTCGACCTCGACCTCAGCCCCGACCTCTCGGTCCGCGAGGCGCACCCCGGCGACCGCTGGCTGCTCTGCTCCGACGGCCTCAGCGGCATGGTGAGCCTCGAGACCATCGAGCGGACCATGGTCGAGAACACCGACGTCACCGCGTGCGCCGAGCGCCTGGTGCAGCTCGCCCTGCGGGCCGGCGGCTCCGACAACATCACCTGCATCGTCGCGGACGTCGTCGACCTCGACGACCTGCCCGACGGCGCCGGCCCGGACTCGAGCGTCCAGGTGGTCGGCTCGGTCGCGGCCACCCGGGACGCGCCGACCGCGGCCCTCGACGGTCCGGCGGCGCGTGCCGCCGCCCTGCTCGCCGAGGCACGTGCGACCGTCGGCGCCCTCGCCGAGTCGTCCCAGCAGAACGTCGCGGCACCTGTCGAGAGCACCGAGGACGAGGCACCGGCCGAGGTCGCGACCGAGCCGGCCCGGCTCTCCCGGTCCGAGGCGAAGGCCGCTCGCGCGCAGGAGCGCGCCGAGGCCAAGGCGGCGAAGGCCGAGGCCAAGCGCGGCACCGGCATCACCTCGGCGGAGCTCGAGGAGGACTCCGGGCGGGGACGCTGGGTCTGGACCGTCGTGTCGCTCGTGGTCCTGCTCGCCATCGTCGGGACCGGCGGGTACTTCGGGTACCGCTGGACGCAGACCCAGTACTACGTGGGGATCGCCGACGGGCGCGTGACCATCTACCAGGGGATCTCGCAGTCGATCGGCCCCCTCGAGCTCTCCGAGGTCTACGAGACCTCCGAGGTCGCCGTCTCAGACCTCGACAGGTTCGAGATCAACCAGCTCGAGCGGACCATCCGCGCGAAGTCCCTCGAGGACGCGCGGCAGCGGGTCGCCGACCTCGCCCCCGACGAGCCCACGAGCGGCACAGACAGCACCGACGGCTCTGACGAGCCGACCGAGACAGCAACGCCCACGGACGAGGCCTCGGCCTCCGCGGCCGGTGACGCCGCCGACGGCCCGACGCCCGCAGGTGGCACCTCCTGA
- a CDS encoding FHA domain-containing protein FhaB/FipA, whose translation MNELTITLLRLGYLVLLWLFVYSVVRVLRHDLYGTRITTRKGARETSVGKVAAPAPAAPAQSKNRPTRLVVSEGPLRGTTLPLTSSAILIGRAPSCTLVLDDDYSSSRHARIFPSGDQWILEDLGSTNGTFIGNQRVSSPTPLSPGTQVRIGQSVVELQR comes from the coding sequence ATGAACGAGCTGACGATCACCCTGCTGCGGCTGGGTTACCTGGTCCTGCTGTGGCTCTTCGTCTACTCCGTCGTCCGCGTGCTCCGGCACGACCTCTACGGCACCAGGATCACCACCCGCAAGGGCGCGCGCGAGACGTCGGTCGGCAAGGTCGCCGCACCCGCCCCGGCCGCACCCGCGCAGAGCAAGAACCGACCCACCCGTCTCGTCGTGAGCGAGGGGCCGCTGCGCGGCACGACGCTCCCGCTCACCAGCTCGGCGATCCTCATCGGACGCGCGCCCAGCTGCACCCTCGTGCTGGACGACGACTACTCCTCATCACGCCACGCCCGGATCTTCCCGTCCGGTGACCAGTGGATCCTCGAGGACCTGGGGTCGACGAACGGCACCTTCATCGGGAACCAGCGGGTGTCGTCACCGACCCCGCTGTCCCCCGGGACGCAGGTGCGCATCGGTCAGAGCGTCGTCGAGCTGCAGAGGTAG
- a CDS encoding FhaA domain-containing protein yields the protein MGVLDRFEKSVERAVNNTFARVFRSELKPVELASALRREVDDRAAAVDRDRTVAPNEFTIQLSVDDFAQIESWGAEPLADELAANVTQYAGTQHYAFVGAVTVTFEEVEGLDTGRFEVRSSTVRGAVAPASAGAAPSSRHPLVDIDGQRYLLTGPVTVIGRGAEADIVVDDPGVSRRHLEIRVTPDGVVATDMGSTNGLYVEGHQVPAATLLDGNSLTIGRTRIMFWTGVADDSADGEW from the coding sequence ATGGGAGTTCTCGATCGGTTCGAGAAGAGCGTCGAGCGCGCTGTGAACAACACGTTCGCCCGCGTCTTCCGAAGCGAGCTGAAGCCCGTCGAGCTGGCGAGCGCGCTGCGCCGCGAGGTCGACGACCGCGCGGCAGCCGTCGACCGCGACCGCACCGTGGCACCCAACGAGTTCACCATCCAGCTGTCGGTCGACGACTTCGCGCAGATCGAGAGCTGGGGCGCTGAGCCCCTCGCCGACGAGCTCGCCGCGAACGTCACGCAGTACGCCGGCACGCAGCACTACGCCTTCGTCGGCGCCGTGACCGTCACCTTCGAAGAGGTCGAGGGTCTGGACACCGGTCGCTTCGAGGTCCGCTCGTCGACCGTCCGCGGTGCCGTCGCCCCCGCGAGCGCCGGCGCAGCACCGAGCTCGCGCCACCCGCTCGTGGACATCGACGGCCAGCGGTACCTGCTCACCGGGCCCGTGACCGTGATCGGCCGCGGCGCCGAGGCGGACATCGTCGTCGACGACCCGGGCGTCTCGCGCAGGCACCTCGAGATCCGCGTCACGCCCGACGGCGTCGTCGCGACCGACATGGGGTCGACCAACGGCCTCTACGTCGAGGGCCATCAGGTCCCGGCCGCCACGCTCCTCGACGGCAACTCGCTGACCATCGGTCGCACGCGCATCATGTTCTGGACCGGGGTCGCCGACGACTCCGCCGACGGGGAATGGTGA
- a CDS encoding glycerol dehydrogenase, producing MSASAVPVRTVISPGRYVQGKGAIARLGEFTAPLGSTPIIVADDVVWGIVEEQVTASFEAAGLAVVRESFGTYATKTEVERLVAAIEAAGADVAVGIGGGSTIDAVKAAGHLAGTRWVSAPTVASTDAPTSALSVIYTEEGAFEEYRFFPHNPDLVLVDTQLVANAPVKFLVAGVGDALATWLEARATRRAHATTMAGGLQTETAVALAKLSWDLIWENALPAIAAVEDDLVTPAVEKLVEANTLLSGLGFESGGLAAAHAIHNGLTAAPQTHGLTHGQKVNIGSLTQLVLEGAPAEEIRDFIVFTTKVGLPNTLTEIGLKTTDLEDLQRVAEASVVEGETIHNMPFPVTAADVVDALRSIEGYSRQVRAEAGLPEPIFYTAH from the coding sequence ATGTCCGCCTCAGCAGTCCCCGTCCGCACCGTCATCAGCCCCGGACGCTACGTCCAGGGCAAGGGCGCCATCGCGCGGCTGGGAGAGTTCACCGCCCCGCTCGGCTCGACGCCGATCATCGTCGCCGACGACGTCGTCTGGGGCATCGTCGAGGAGCAGGTGACGGCGTCCTTCGAGGCGGCCGGCCTCGCCGTGGTCCGCGAGTCCTTCGGCACGTACGCGACCAAGACCGAGGTGGAGCGCCTGGTGGCGGCCATCGAGGCCGCAGGCGCCGACGTCGCCGTGGGCATCGGTGGCGGCAGCACGATCGACGCCGTGAAGGCCGCCGGGCACCTCGCAGGCACCCGCTGGGTGTCGGCACCCACCGTCGCCTCGACCGACGCCCCCACCTCGGCGCTGTCGGTCATCTACACCGAGGAGGGCGCCTTCGAGGAGTACAGGTTCTTCCCGCACAACCCCGACCTCGTCCTCGTCGACACCCAGCTCGTGGCGAACGCCCCGGTGAAGTTCCTCGTGGCAGGCGTCGGCGACGCCCTCGCCACCTGGCTCGAGGCCCGTGCGACCCGGCGTGCGCACGCCACGACCATGGCGGGCGGACTGCAGACGGAGACCGCGGTCGCGCTCGCGAAGCTCTCGTGGGACCTCATCTGGGAGAACGCGCTCCCAGCCATCGCGGCGGTCGAGGACGACCTCGTGACGCCGGCCGTCGAGAAGCTCGTGGAGGCCAACACGCTGCTCTCCGGCCTCGGGTTCGAGTCGGGAGGCCTGGCGGCCGCCCACGCGATCCACAACGGCCTCACCGCCGCACCGCAGACCCACGGGCTCACGCACGGGCAGAAGGTCAACATCGGGTCGCTGACCCAGCTGGTCCTCGAGGGGGCGCCCGCCGAGGAGATCCGCGACTTCATCGTCTTCACCACCAAGGTGGGGCTGCCCAACACCCTCACCGAGATCGGTCTGAAGACCACCGACCTCGAGGACCTGCAGCGGGTCGCCGAGGCCTCGGTCGTGGAGGGCGAGACCATCCACAACATGCCGTTCCCCGTGACCGCGGCCGACGTGGTCGACGCCCTGCGCTCGATCGAGGGCTACTCCCGGCAGGTGCGCGCGGAGGCCGGGCTCCCGGAGCCGATCTTCTACACCGCTCACTGA